Proteins encoded by one window of Roseibium sp. Sym1:
- a CDS encoding YeeE/YedE family protein, which produces MDLTYLLDRFPEPWLLAAGGLVVGVLFGAFAQQSRFCLRAASLEFSRGTPQDRLPVWLFAFSAALLGTQILVSLGEVQASEARQLASPQSLSGALLGGLMFGTGMVLARGCASRLLVLSATGNLRALLSGLVFAVVAQASLRGMLAPLREGLAGLWTTGDIGGNDLTGHLGLTSGMTIAFAVLWLLAGMVFAWRAKVKIWQLVAAAGAGLAIPVAWWFTSAMARQAFDPVQVEGVTFTGPSADTLMLVLSPPGDVLDFDIGLVPGVFLGSFLAALLTRELALQGFEGGKSMARYLTGATLMGFGGMLAGGCAVGAGITGASIFAVTAWITLTAIWLSAGVTDRLLHPRNADMVQVAGGAEQS; this is translated from the coding sequence ATGGACCTGACATATCTGCTCGACCGGTTCCCGGAACCCTGGCTGCTCGCGGCCGGTGGACTTGTGGTCGGTGTGCTGTTCGGCGCCTTCGCGCAGCAGAGCCGGTTCTGCCTGCGCGCGGCCAGCCTGGAATTTTCAAGGGGCACGCCGCAGGATCGTCTGCCGGTCTGGCTGTTCGCGTTTTCCGCGGCCTTGCTCGGCACGCAGATCCTTGTTTCCCTTGGTGAGGTGCAGGCCAGCGAGGCGCGGCAACTGGCGTCGCCGCAGAGCCTGTCGGGCGCTCTCTTGGGCGGCTTGATGTTCGGGACAGGCATGGTGCTGGCGCGGGGATGCGCGAGCCGGCTCCTGGTGCTGTCGGCGACGGGGAACCTCAGGGCGCTTCTCTCCGGCCTGGTCTTTGCCGTGGTGGCCCAGGCCAGCCTGCGCGGCATGCTTGCCCCCTTGCGCGAAGGGCTGGCGGGGCTTTGGACCACCGGTGACATCGGCGGCAACGACCTGACCGGCCATCTGGGTCTGACCTCGGGCATGACCATCGCCTTTGCCGTATTGTGGCTTCTGGCGGGAATGGTGTTTGCCTGGCGGGCCAAGGTGAAGATCTGGCAGCTCGTGGCGGCGGCCGGGGCGGGCCTCGCCATACCGGTTGCCTGGTGGTTCACGTCCGCCATGGCCCGGCAGGCCTTCGATCCGGTTCAGGTCGAAGGCGTCACCTTCACGGGGCCGTCCGCGGACACGCTGATGCTGGTGCTGTCGCCGCCCGGGGATGTGCTGGATTTCGACATCGGACTGGTGCCGGGGGTCTTCCTCGGGTCCTTTCTTGCCGCCTTGCTGACCCGGGAGCTGGCGCTGCAGGGCTTCGAGGGCGGCAAATCCATGGCACGCTACCTGACCGGGGCGACGCTGATGGGCTTCGGCGGCATGCTGGCCGGCGGCTGCGCGGTCGGCGCCGGCATTACCGGTGCGTCCATCTTTGCGGTCACCGCGTGGATCACCCTGACGGCGATCTGGCTGTCCGCCGGGGTGACGGACCGGCTCCTGCATCCACGGAACGCGGACATGGTGCAGGTGGCGGGCGGGGCGGAACAGTCCTGA
- a CDS encoding LysE family translocator translates to MVDISTLVTFIAIVLGFVFIPGPATFLTVARATGSGTRVGIATGAGIACGDIVHTVMAIVGLSAVIATSALLFSVIKYAGAAYLIYLGIRAILDKSSGVPGQAALPITAGKAFRQAILAEVLNPKTALFFLAFLPQFVKPENGAVPLQLAELGAVFVLLGLFSTVVFALGAGHLGRFLRRNAAVLKWQGKVIGTLYCALGLRLALQER, encoded by the coding sequence ATGGTTGATATCTCCACACTGGTTACCTTCATCGCGATTGTGCTGGGGTTCGTGTTCATACCCGGTCCGGCAACCTTTCTGACCGTCGCCCGGGCGACAGGATCCGGGACAAGGGTCGGCATTGCGACCGGTGCCGGAATCGCCTGCGGTGACATCGTTCACACGGTCATGGCGATCGTTGGATTGTCGGCTGTCATAGCCACTTCGGCGCTGCTGTTCAGCGTGATCAAATACGCCGGGGCGGCCTACCTGATCTATCTCGGGATCCGCGCGATCCTGGACAAGTCCTCCGGGGTACCGGGACAGGCCGCCTTGCCGATCACTGCCGGCAAGGCGTTTCGCCAGGCGATCCTGGCCGAAGTGCTCAATCCCAAGACCGCCCTGTTCTTCCTTGCTTTCCTGCCGCAATTCGTAAAACCGGAAAACGGTGCCGTTCCGCTCCAACTGGCGGAACTCGGGGCGGTCTTCGTGCTGCTCGGCCTGTTCAGCACCGTGGTCTTTGCGCTTGGCGCAGGCCATCTGGGCAGATTTCTCCGTCGCAATGCCGCAGTGTTGAAATGGCAGGGCAAGGTCATTGGCACGCTTTATTGCGCGCTCGGCCTTCGGCTGGCTCTTCAGGAGCGCTGA
- a CDS encoding glycoside hydrolase family 88/105 protein: MLIEFFDRYARDYAPYKGGNWCYEDGLIYRGLELLHLATGDARWLAHLRRLVDRQILPGPRLAGYELSEYNIDNIKPGGSLLYLHAVTGDPKYLAAAGLLADQLASHPRTKSGVYWHKLRYPWQIWLDGLYMAPPFQIAFALVTGRQELLGDALKQIETALEQTYDPETGLYVHGFDEARRQNWADSGTGRSRAHWSRALGWLAMSLVDVAELVGPEAFTPLRRRASELLRHIADLRRPSGLWLQVIDAPELKGNYIETSASAMFTYALLRGETLGLSGRLEDDLVTTLTAHAIQTAADGHMHMEGICEVAGLGGFEGRYRDGTPGYYLREPVVCDDAKGVGPMMMCAAVAMMNQTEGTFETAD, encoded by the coding sequence ATGCTGATTGAGTTTTTCGACAGGTATGCGCGGGACTACGCGCCTTACAAGGGCGGCAACTGGTGTTACGAGGACGGACTCATCTATCGCGGCCTGGAGCTGTTGCATCTGGCAACGGGAGACGCGCGCTGGCTGGCCCATCTCAGGCGGCTCGTCGATCGCCAGATCCTGCCCGGTCCGCGTCTCGCCGGCTATGAACTGTCCGAATACAACATCGACAACATCAAGCCCGGCGGGTCGCTGCTCTACCTGCATGCGGTGACCGGCGATCCCAAATATCTTGCCGCGGCCGGGCTCCTGGCGGACCAGCTCGCGTCTCACCCGCGCACGAAATCCGGAGTCTACTGGCACAAGCTGCGCTACCCGTGGCAGATCTGGCTCGACGGGCTGTACATGGCACCTCCCTTCCAGATTGCCTTTGCCCTGGTAACGGGCCGGCAGGAGCTCCTCGGCGACGCCCTGAAACAGATCGAAACGGCCCTCGAACAGACCTACGACCCCGAAACCGGCCTCTATGTTCATGGCTTCGACGAGGCCCGCCGGCAGAACTGGGCGGACAGCGGGACCGGGCGGTCCAGGGCGCATTGGTCGCGGGCGCTCGGCTGGCTGGCCATGAGCCTGGTCGACGTTGCCGAGCTGGTCGGACCCGAGGCATTTACTCCGCTGCGGCGACGCGCGAGCGAGTTGCTGCGGCACATTGCGGATCTGCGCAGACCATCGGGCCTCTGGCTTCAGGTCATCGACGCGCCGGAGCTTAAGGGCAACTATATCGAGACATCGGCATCGGCCATGTTCACCTACGCCCTCCTGCGCGGCGAGACGCTGGGACTGAGCGGGCGCCTGGAAGATGATCTCGTGACGACGCTCACGGCACACGCGATACAGACCGCCGCCGACGGTCACATGCACATGGAAGGCATCTGCGAGGTCGCGGGACTGGGGGGGTTCGAGGGACGGTATCGGGACGGCACGCCGGGCTACTATCTGCGCGAGCCGGTGGTCTGCGACGATGCAAAAGGTGTGGGTCCAATGATGATGTGCGCCGCGGTCGCGATGATGAACCAGACGGAAGGGACCTTCGAAACGGCCGACTGA
- the pglA gene encoding polygalacturonase PglA: MILSILAVSSRTATVLLAPEGAAYRLAEDLAYSLVATNGTVIRSGTTRTVALHFTGLAPDTPYNLLTARGEVSFRTCACDGLQNLKDLGIDADAEDNAALIQQAIDSLPENGTLVVPPGTYRSGPLFLKSRMTLHLETGAELAAISDWQHWPILPAHDDEGRPLGTWEGLPADSFAALINAIGCSGLSLTGDGTLDGGGDRGDWWSWPKQTRRGARRPRTVFLAHCDNVELSGLTVRNSPSWTIHPFRCTNLRAAALRIQNPPDSPNTDGLNPESCEHVTLTGLHFTVGDDCIAVKAGKREGTRTGHLAPCRNLTISHCMMERGHGAVVLGSEMSGDITDVLIRNCEFSGTDRGLRIKTRRGRGGKVARISMSDVRMDKVATAVSANAFYFCDEDGTSDAVQSRTPSPVDTGTPAIESIRVVNVTATNVQLAAVALLGLPEAPITGFRIENMRVSFDPDALPDVPLMASRVPPCRHETVLCEFAEISGGISLLNEDLCDAD, encoded by the coding sequence ATGATCTTGTCGATTCTCGCAGTGTCGTCACGCACGGCAACCGTGCTTCTTGCGCCCGAGGGAGCCGCTTACCGGCTCGCCGAAGACCTGGCCTATTCTCTTGTTGCGACGAACGGGACGGTGATCCGGTCCGGGACCACCCGGACGGTCGCACTCCATTTCACCGGCCTGGCTCCGGACACGCCATACAATCTTCTCACCGCCCGGGGCGAAGTGAGTTTTCGCACATGTGCCTGCGACGGCCTGCAAAACCTCAAGGACCTCGGCATTGACGCAGACGCAGAGGACAACGCCGCGCTGATACAGCAGGCGATCGACAGTCTGCCGGAAAACGGCACGCTCGTGGTGCCGCCCGGGACCTACCGAAGCGGTCCGCTCTTCCTCAAATCCAGGATGACGCTCCATCTCGAGACAGGCGCCGAACTCGCCGCGATCAGCGACTGGCAGCACTGGCCCATTCTGCCTGCCCATGACGACGAGGGACGGCCGCTCGGCACCTGGGAAGGACTGCCCGCCGACAGTTTCGCAGCCTTGATCAACGCCATCGGTTGCTCCGGCCTCAGCCTGACCGGTGACGGCACGCTCGACGGTGGTGGCGACCGCGGGGACTGGTGGAGCTGGCCGAAGCAGACACGGCGCGGCGCGCGGCGGCCAAGAACGGTTTTTCTGGCGCATTGCGACAATGTCGAGCTCAGCGGCCTGACCGTCAGGAACTCGCCCTCCTGGACCATCCACCCTTTTCGCTGCACCAACCTGCGCGCCGCCGCCCTGCGCATTCAAAACCCGCCGGACAGTCCGAACACCGATGGCCTGAACCCGGAAAGCTGCGAGCATGTCACTCTGACCGGCCTGCATTTCACGGTGGGGGACGACTGTATTGCCGTGAAAGCGGGCAAGCGCGAGGGCACCCGAACCGGGCATCTGGCGCCGTGCCGGAACCTCACGATCAGCCATTGCATGATGGAACGCGGGCACGGCGCGGTCGTGCTCGGGTCCGAGATGAGCGGCGACATCACCGATGTGCTCATCCGCAACTGCGAGTTTTCCGGAACGGACCGCGGACTGCGGATCAAGACCCGCCGCGGACGGGGCGGCAAGGTCGCCCGGATATCCATGTCCGATGTCCGGATGGACAAGGTTGCCACCGCAGTCTCCGCCAATGCCTTCTATTTTTGCGACGAAGACGGAACCAGTGACGCGGTTCAGTCGAGAACCCCTTCCCCGGTCGACACCGGCACCCCCGCCATCGAGAGCATCCGTGTCGTCAACGTCACGGCCACCAACGTCCAGCTCGCTGCCGTCGCCCTGCTCGGCCTTCCGGAGGCACCGATCACGGGTTTCCGGATCGAGAACATGCGTGTGAGCTTCGATCCCGACGCATTGCCCGATGTGCCGCTCATGGCGTCACGGGTTCCGCCCTGCCGGCATGAAACGGTCCTGTGCGAGTTTGCCGAGATCTCGGGCGGAATATCCCTGCTGAACGAGGACCTCTGCGATGCTGATTGA
- a CDS encoding ABC transporter substrate-binding protein — translation MTGLKLGLGALLTATALATTGFTAGAAELRMSWWGGDSRHEATQNALKVCGEKHGHTIKPEFTGWSGHLEKVTTQIAGGTEADIMQINWPWLPLFSANGEGFADLADHSGTIDLDNWSEAQLASTSVNGHLNGLPLSTTGRVFFFNKTTFDKAGVAIPTNWDELFTAAGQIREKLGDDYYPLNAIKETAALLVSLYTTQQTGKDLIDPATVTVAWTPEELAAGIEFYGKMMQSGVTMTQQAANAAGNARLYEKPEWADGHIAGSYEWDSTFFKFSDPLQEGQELVPVKLLSGDGAVTEGIYRKPSMMFSISKRSENPEAAAQILNCLLNEPEGIAALGTTRGLPASRAAAGQLKEAGNIRPELAEANAIIMAASGPTVSPLNEHPEVRTVFLDTLELYAYDQIDATEAAEEIIAGINEAIEKYRP, via the coding sequence ATGACAGGACTGAAACTCGGCCTTGGTGCGCTGCTAACGGCAACCGCGCTTGCAACAACGGGCTTCACGGCAGGTGCCGCTGAATTGCGCATGAGCTGGTGGGGAGGCGACAGCCGCCACGAGGCCACCCAGAATGCCCTCAAGGTGTGCGGCGAAAAACATGGCCACACCATCAAGCCCGAATTCACCGGCTGGTCCGGCCATCTGGAGAAGGTCACAACGCAGATTGCCGGCGGGACCGAAGCCGACATCATGCAGATCAACTGGCCGTGGCTGCCGCTTTTCTCCGCAAACGGAGAGGGGTTCGCCGACCTTGCCGACCATTCCGGCACCATCGACCTGGATAACTGGTCGGAGGCACAGCTCGCGTCAACATCGGTCAACGGACATCTCAACGGGCTGCCGCTGTCGACCACGGGCCGGGTGTTCTTCTTCAACAAGACCACCTTCGACAAGGCGGGTGTTGCCATACCCACGAACTGGGACGAGCTGTTCACCGCGGCCGGTCAGATCCGTGAAAAACTGGGCGACGACTACTACCCGCTCAATGCGATCAAGGAGACCGCCGCGCTCCTGGTCTCTCTCTACACCACGCAGCAGACCGGCAAGGACCTAATCGATCCCGCGACTGTCACGGTCGCCTGGACCCCGGAGGAACTGGCCGCCGGCATCGAGTTCTACGGCAAGATGATGCAGTCGGGCGTCACCATGACCCAGCAGGCGGCCAACGCGGCCGGCAATGCCCGCCTCTATGAAAAGCCCGAATGGGCGGACGGTCACATCGCCGGCTCCTACGAGTGGGACTCGACCTTCTTCAAGTTCTCCGACCCGCTGCAGGAAGGCCAGGAACTCGTCCCGGTGAAACTGCTTTCGGGTGACGGCGCTGTGACGGAAGGCATCTACCGCAAGCCCTCGATGATGTTCTCGATTTCCAAGCGCTCGGAAAACCCGGAAGCGGCTGCGCAGATCCTGAATTGCCTGCTCAACGAGCCGGAAGGCATTGCTGCGCTCGGAACGACGCGCGGCCTGCCGGCCTCCAGGGCCGCTGCCGGACAGCTGAAGGAAGCCGGCAATATCCGGCCTGAACTTGCGGAAGCCAACGCCATCATCATGGCGGCGTCGGGACCGACGGTGTCACCGCTCAACGAGCACCCGGAAGTGCGCACCGTGTTCCTCGATACGCTCGAACTCTACGCCTACGACCAGATCGATGCCACGGAAGCGGCCGAGGAGATCATCGCGGGCATCAACGAAGCGATCGAGAAATACAGGCCCTGA
- a CDS encoding ABC transporter ATP-binding protein: MAELQLKSIEKTYGSGFKAVHGIDLTVEEGEFMVLVGPSGCAKSTTLRMIAGLETITGGEIRIGDRVVNDVVPGKRGIAMVFQNYALYPHMKVRNNLSFGLRLKRRPKQEIDGATNDVSRVLEIEELLERLPKQLSGGQAQRVAVGRALIKQPEVFLFDEPLSNLDAKLRASMRVRITDLHKRLKAEGRPATVVYVTHDQVEAMTMGDRICVMREGHIMQVADPTTLFERPANAFVAGFIGMPEMNLVDAVLTSPEGVPHITIGDQTISVPDGLGGRLGLSEAPVIFGIRPQHLEICPPETENTFTGTVTNVEFLGHEINLHISISGGAFVAVVPSDRLASLPTRGETVALRPIGNRIHLFDRHSEENISLA; encoded by the coding sequence ATGGCTGAACTGCAACTGAAATCCATCGAGAAGACCTATGGCAGCGGCTTCAAGGCCGTGCACGGGATCGACCTCACCGTCGAGGAGGGCGAGTTCATGGTCCTGGTCGGCCCGTCCGGCTGCGCCAAGTCCACGACCTTGCGGATGATCGCGGGCCTGGAGACCATCACCGGAGGCGAGATCCGGATCGGCGACCGCGTCGTCAACGACGTGGTGCCGGGCAAGCGCGGCATCGCCATGGTGTTCCAGAACTACGCGCTCTATCCGCACATGAAGGTCAGGAACAATCTCTCCTTCGGGCTCAGGCTGAAACGGCGTCCGAAACAGGAGATCGACGGGGCGACAAACGACGTTTCCAGGGTGCTGGAAATCGAGGAACTGCTGGAGCGGCTGCCCAAGCAGCTTTCGGGCGGCCAGGCACAGAGGGTTGCCGTCGGCCGCGCGCTGATCAAGCAGCCCGAAGTGTTCCTGTTCGACGAGCCGCTCTCCAATCTCGACGCAAAGCTGAGGGCTTCGATGCGGGTCCGCATCACCGACCTGCACAAGCGGCTGAAAGCCGAAGGCCGCCCGGCAACCGTGGTCTATGTCACCCACGACCAGGTGGAGGCCATGACCATGGGCGACCGGATCTGTGTCATGCGCGAGGGCCACATCATGCAGGTGGCGGACCCGACGACTCTCTTTGAACGTCCCGCCAATGCCTTTGTCGCCGGGTTCATCGGCATGCCGGAAATGAATCTCGTCGATGCCGTCCTCACCAGCCCCGAGGGCGTTCCGCATATCACCATCGGCGACCAGACCATCAGCGTACCGGACGGCCTCGGCGGCCGCCTCGGCCTCTCTGAGGCACCCGTCATATTCGGCATCAGGCCGCAGCATCTCGAGATCTGCCCGCCCGAGACGGAAAACACCTTCACGGGAACGGTGACCAACGTCGAGTTCCTCGGACACGAAATCAACCTGCACATCAGCATCAGCGGCGGGGCATTTGTCGCTGTTGTGCCCAGCGACCGTCTCGCATCGCTTCCCACGCGCGGCGAGACGGTCGCTCTCAGACCCATCGGAAACCGCATCCATCTTTTCGACCGGCACAGCGAGGAAAACATCTCGCTTGCCTGA
- a CDS encoding carbohydrate ABC transporter permease: MEIKLRRRSRLSSAIRYAVLLIFGLIMLYPLIWLIGASFKTNAEIFSSPSFWPDNPTLSGYIQGWQTSTPYTFGRFFWNTFLIITPKVIGTAISCTLVAYGFARFEFPGKRILFATVIATLLLPNVVTRIPQYLLFRDIGWLDSFLPLWVPSAVAGDAFFVFMLIQFLRAIPRDMEEAARVDGANTLQTLVYIVVPMLMPAIISVCLFQFMWTMNDFLGPLIYISSVDKYPVSLALKLSIDTTEAFDWNQILAMSVLALAPSLAVFFLAQKYFIEGISTGGVKG; the protein is encoded by the coding sequence ATGGAAATCAAGCTGCGCCGCCGCAGCCGCCTGTCCAGTGCCATCCGCTATGCCGTCCTCCTGATCTTCGGCCTGATCATGCTCTATCCGCTGATCTGGCTGATCGGCGCGTCCTTCAAGACCAATGCCGAGATCTTCTCCAGTCCGTCCTTCTGGCCCGACAATCCGACACTGTCAGGCTACATCCAGGGCTGGCAGACCTCGACGCCCTATACGTTCGGCCGGTTCTTCTGGAACACCTTCCTCATCATCACGCCGAAGGTCATCGGCACGGCAATCTCCTGCACCCTCGTCGCCTACGGCTTCGCGCGGTTCGAGTTTCCCGGCAAACGCATCCTGTTCGCAACCGTCATCGCGACCCTGCTGCTGCCCAACGTGGTCACCCGGATCCCGCAATATCTCCTGTTTCGCGACATCGGCTGGCTCGACAGTTTCCTGCCGCTCTGGGTGCCGTCGGCGGTCGCGGGCGACGCCTTCTTCGTCTTCATGCTGATCCAGTTTCTGCGCGCCATTCCGCGGGACATGGAAGAGGCCGCACGGGTCGACGGCGCCAACACCCTGCAGACACTGGTCTATATCGTCGTGCCGATGCTGATGCCCGCGATCATTTCCGTGTGCCTGTTCCAGTTCATGTGGACCATGAACGACTTTCTCGGACCGCTGATCTACATATCCTCGGTCGACAAGTACCCGGTCAGCCTCGCGCTGAAACTCTCCATCGACACGACGGAAGCCTTCGACTGGAACCAGATCCTGGCCATGTCTGTGCTTGCCTTGGCGCCCTCGCTGGCCGTGTTTTTCCTTGCTCAGAAATACTTCATCGAAGGCATCTCCACCGGAGGTGTGAAAGGCTGA
- a CDS encoding carbohydrate ABC transporter permease, producing the protein MGGDSKYLGYFYVAPYVAGLLLFTAFPFAASFYLSFTDYDLLSSPRWTGLDNYTKLFTRDRTFDRSLQVTLLYVFLTVPIKLAFALLIAVILNYRLKAINFFRTAYYVPSILGGSIAIAVLWRYIFAEAGLVNMIIGVVGIEPINWFGDPDNALITITLLRCWQFGSAMVIFLAALQSVDKSLYEAASIDGANQWHLFRYITLPLITPVIFFNLIMQTVQAFQEFNGPYIITEGGPLKSTYLLPLYIYDKAFKSFDMGYASAIAWVLFAIIMVLTLVAFWSSKKWVYYAGDKRS; encoded by the coding sequence GTGGGCGGTGACAGCAAATATCTCGGCTACTTCTATGTGGCCCCTTACGTGGCGGGGCTGCTTCTGTTCACGGCGTTTCCCTTCGCGGCGTCCTTCTACCTGAGCTTCACCGACTATGATCTTCTGTCCTCGCCCAGATGGACCGGCCTGGACAATTACACGAAGCTCTTTACCCGGGACCGGACCTTCGACCGCTCGCTGCAGGTCACGCTGCTCTACGTGTTCCTGACCGTGCCGATCAAACTCGCCTTCGCGCTGCTGATCGCCGTGATCCTCAATTACCGGCTCAAGGCGATCAATTTCTTCCGCACGGCCTATTATGTCCCCTCGATCCTGGGCGGCTCGATCGCAATCGCCGTGCTGTGGCGTTACATTTTCGCCGAGGCCGGACTGGTGAACATGATCATCGGCGTCGTCGGGATCGAGCCGATCAACTGGTTCGGCGATCCGGACAACGCCCTGATCACCATCACGCTTCTGCGCTGCTGGCAGTTCGGCTCCGCGATGGTCATCTTCCTCGCGGCCCTGCAATCGGTCGACAAGTCGCTCTACGAGGCCGCCTCCATCGACGGCGCCAACCAGTGGCACCTGTTCCGCTACATCACCCTGCCGCTGATCACTCCCGTGATCTTCTTCAACCTGATCATGCAGACCGTCCAGGCCTTCCAGGAGTTCAACGGGCCCTACATCATCACCGAGGGCGGCCCCCTGAAATCGACCTACCTGCTGCCGCTCTATATCTACGACAAGGCCTTCAAGAGTTTCGACATGGGCTATGCCTCGGCGATTGCCTGGGTGTTGTTCGCCATCATCATGGTGCTGACGCTCGTCGCCTTCTGGTCGTCGAAAAAGTGGGTCTACTACGCCGGCGACAAGAGGAGCTGA
- a CDS encoding helix-turn-helix domain-containing protein codes for MEKNEYNPLNRIPVQALSLRLARTPIRMQHASTWRIDKINPVHDLVFCLGGTARYRIGEDNFRLGEGEAMLIRARERFRGVHGGGGDYTGVAQHFSLNLFGRSDLIDQMTLRRSVRLRDWQVLKPLVAHYRAMAATTSPTLVQHHQFMVLLLAFLEQAFVNWREEGELLATQDQLSLQIMLIASRLAADPLAEDGLETALDSVPYNRDYFRRAFRDRIGMTPQKYLELKRMEYAVHRLGLGQSVKETAAELGYSDPYFFSRMFKQYIGASPSSYRLKRTARSRYQFVE; via the coding sequence ATGGAGAAAAACGAATATAACCCGTTGAACCGCATTCCCGTCCAGGCACTGTCCCTGAGGCTGGCAAGAACGCCGATCCGCATGCAGCACGCGAGCACCTGGCGTATCGACAAGATCAATCCGGTTCATGATCTTGTGTTCTGCCTGGGCGGCACCGCCCGGTACCGGATCGGCGAAGACAATTTCCGGCTGGGTGAAGGAGAGGCCATGCTGATCCGGGCACGCGAACGTTTTCGCGGTGTTCATGGCGGCGGCGGGGATTACACGGGCGTTGCCCAGCATTTCAGTCTGAACCTGTTCGGCCGGTCCGACCTGATCGACCAGATGACGCTGAGGCGCTCCGTCAGGTTGCGGGACTGGCAGGTGCTCAAGCCGCTGGTGGCCCATTACCGGGCAATGGCCGCGACGACGAGCCCGACACTGGTTCAGCATCACCAGTTCATGGTCCTTTTGCTGGCTTTCCTCGAACAGGCATTCGTGAACTGGCGCGAGGAGGGGGAACTTCTGGCGACCCAGGACCAGCTGTCGCTGCAGATCATGCTGATCGCGTCCAGACTTGCCGCCGACCCGCTCGCCGAAGACGGCCTGGAGACGGCGCTCGACAGCGTTCCCTACAACCGCGACTATTTTCGTCGCGCTTTCCGGGACCGTATCGGCATGACGCCGCAAAAATACCTGGAACTCAAGCGCATGGAATACGCCGTTCACCGGCTTGGCCTCGGCCAGAGTGTCAAGGAGACGGCCGCAGAGCTCGGCTATTCGGATCCCTATTTCTTCAGCCGCATGTTCAAGCAGTATATCGGTGCAAGTCCTTCGAGCTACCGGCTGAAACGAACCGCGCGATCCCGGTACCAGTTTGTCGAGTGA
- the uxuA gene encoding mannonate dehydratase, giving the protein MIESWRWYGGFDRISLAEIAQTGATSIVTALHEIPYGQVWPQQTIADTRKQIAAAGFDWTVVESLPVHEAIKRGDGDLGELFANYRQSMAHLAAEGIRVICYNFMPLLDWTRTDLASPVARGGTCLRFSIPKMAAFDVYMVRRPGAEDDYTGDDLAAAKRWYDAASPADLEQLTGAIMAGLPGAYARYDADGLREALDSFAGLDRAALRQNHKRFLEEVIPTAEELGLKLAVHPDDPPRNLLGLPRIVSDADDIDWILSAVDSPANGLTLCAGSLGANPKNDVPAIAERFAGKIHFAHLRNVSKDPDGSFEEAAHLTGDTDMPALVAVLLREERRRRDEGRDDAEIVFRPDHGHELLDDAARAAHPGYPLIGRLRGLAELRGVIAGLRLGMI; this is encoded by the coding sequence ATGATCGAGAGTTGGCGCTGGTACGGCGGCTTCGACCGCATTTCGCTTGCCGAGATCGCCCAGACGGGGGCGACGAGTATCGTCACCGCCCTGCATGAGATTCCCTACGGCCAGGTCTGGCCGCAACAGACGATTGCCGACACCCGCAAGCAGATTGCGGCCGCGGGCTTCGACTGGACGGTGGTTGAAAGCCTGCCCGTCCACGAGGCGATCAAGCGCGGCGACGGGGACCTTGGCGAGCTGTTTGCCAATTACCGGCAGTCCATGGCTCACCTGGCGGCCGAGGGCATCAGGGTCATCTGCTACAATTTCATGCCCCTGCTCGACTGGACCCGCACGGACCTCGCGTCACCGGTCGCGCGCGGCGGCACCTGCCTCCGGTTTTCCATTCCGAAGATGGCTGCCTTTGACGTCTACATGGTACGCCGTCCCGGTGCCGAGGACGACTATACCGGCGACGACCTGGCCGCGGCAAAACGCTGGTACGACGCTGCGAGCCCCGCCGACCTCGAGCAATTGACCGGCGCGATCATGGCCGGTCTTCCCGGCGCCTATGCACGCTACGACGCGGACGGGCTGCGCGAGGCCCTCGACTCCTTCGCGGGACTGGACCGGGCGGCGCTGCGGCAGAACCACAAGCGTTTCCTGGAAGAGGTCATTCCGACCGCGGAAGAACTCGGCCTGAAGCTGGCCGTGCATCCCGACGACCCGCCCCGCAACCTGCTCGGTCTGCCCCGCATCGTTTCCGATGCAGACGACATCGACTGGATCCTGTCGGCGGTCGACAGCCCCGCCAACGGACTGACCCTGTGCGCCGGGTCTCTCGGAGCCAATCCGAAGAACGACGTACCGGCCATCGCCGAACGTTTTGCCGGCAAAATACACTTCGCCCACTTGCGCAATGTCTCCAAGGACCCGGACGGGTCCTTCGAGGAAGCTGCGCACCTGACCGGGGACACCGACATGCCCGCGCTTGTGGCCGTTCTCCTGCGGGAGGAAAGACGCCGGCGCGACGAGGGCCGCGATGACGCCGAGATCGTCTTCCGACCCGACCACGGCCACGAGCTTCTGGACGACGCGGCCCGCGCGGCCCATCCGGGTTACCCCCTGATCGGCCGCCTGCGCGGTCTTGCCGAGCTGCGCGGTGTGATCGCGGGGCTGCGGCTGGGCATGATCTGA